A window of the Patescibacteria group bacterium genome harbors these coding sequences:
- a CDS encoding flippase, with protein sequence MTALSIKHNATWLIASEFVSRFILFGVVVWLANSLGSSNFGELSYVFAIANLTVVLADFGIHTYTTRLIAQSVTAWQKEKTQLIKFKLLGSSLSWLLTILIVAVSSKLNLTTVVFGSLAIIIMSARMFSDSIARGTQQMQLEGISKIIHTVFQAIGLTLGIILHWSLPLIALSYSISALLGWLVSLYLVRNTLFTLPNLPSEKTLQTLAVLLLPFATSIAINAQFNYFDSAVLGWFNPKEVVGWYTAAYKPIFFLTALIGLLISAFFPVITKLWHDNKFPEAEQKIISLLKLTMLLGWPIVIIGTLAAPTIFSLLFKPEYAPAVLPFRILLWSTLAIFFWAPLGNSLQAIGQEKLYTKNFIIASIINIPLTIILVYWYNLSGAATATLITQLLLAVLMYKDARKYFKHLW encoded by the coding sequence ATGACCGCCTTATCCATCAAGCATAATGCTACTTGGTTAATCGCCAGCGAGTTTGTCAGCCGCTTCATTCTGTTTGGTGTCGTCGTATGGTTAGCCAACAGTTTGGGTAGCTCTAATTTCGGTGAATTATCTTATGTCTTTGCTATTGCCAACTTAACCGTTGTTTTAGCCGATTTCGGTATCCACACCTACACCACCAGGTTGATTGCCCAATCTGTTACAGCTTGGCAGAAAGAAAAAACTCAACTTATCAAATTTAAATTACTTGGTTCCAGTTTGAGCTGGTTGCTAACCATATTAATTGTAGCCGTTAGTAGTAAACTAAATTTGACCACCGTAGTGTTTGGTAGTTTGGCTATTATTATCATGTCTGCGCGCATGTTTAGTGATAGTATTGCCCGCGGTACACAACAGATGCAGTTAGAAGGGATTAGTAAAATTATTCACACGGTGTTTCAAGCCATTGGTCTAACCTTAGGGATAATTTTACATTGGTCACTACCTTTAATTGCTTTGAGCTATTCAATTAGTGCGCTACTGGGTTGGTTAGTTAGTCTATATTTAGTTCGTAACACACTATTTACCTTACCAAACTTACCTAGTGAAAAAACTCTTCAGACATTAGCTGTGCTACTATTACCTTTTGCCACTAGCATTGCTATCAATGCGCAATTTAATTATTTTGATTCGGCTGTGCTCGGTTGGTTTAATCCCAAAGAAGTGGTTGGGTGGTATACCGCTGCCTATAAACCAATTTTTTTCTTAACGGCCTTAATCGGTTTATTAATTAGTGCCTTTTTCCCAGTAATCACTAAACTATGGCACGATAATAAATTTCCTGAAGCTGAACAAAAAATCATTTCACTATTAAAATTAACTATGTTGTTGGGTTGGCCTATAGTTATCATTGGCACATTGGCCGCACCGACTATATTTAGTCTATTATTTAAACCTGAATACGCTCCGGCGGTGCTGCCGTTTAGAATATTATTATGGAGTACGTTAGCGATCTTTTTCTGGGCTCCTTTGGGTAATAGCCTACAAGCGATTGGTCAGGAAAAACTTTATACTAAAAATTTTATTATTGCCTCAATTATAAATATTCCATTAACTATTATATTAGTTTATTGGTACAATTTAAGCGGAGCGGCCACTGCCACTTTAATAACACAATTACTCTTAGCTGTACTCATGTATAAAGACGCCAGAAAATATTTTAAACACTTATGGTAG
- a CDS encoding glycosyltransferase family A protein, which yields MTYSIIIPVYNDPYLPKCLESIKQAIHNFTVEVIIVENSNTVWVEPLVKKFGFTYLKEPITGSYQARNTGLTKATGDILAFTDSDCTVQPDWLEQIQATLENDNIAGVMGFSAGAPATRVAALEQLMYEANIAAFTNTAKLKRVDTRNLAIKRKVIERIGQFTSELKYGGDMEFGARAHLAGLSLVYNSNMIVTHNNAKFCRGLLLKRLRQNYGNMLITQLHNKQFIQTYFPHLLRYQAGFKNTLTYYWYKILFWPNYYLSDTIINLLPIKLGYTYFKFVNVLAMRIGQLTFVFRKNIW from the coding sequence ATGACATACTCCATTATCATACCGGTCTATAATGACCCCTACTTACCCAAGTGTTTAGAAAGTATTAAACAAGCCATACATAATTTTACTGTTGAGGTGATTATAGTAGAAAATAGTAACACCGTTTGGGTTGAACCGCTCGTGAAAAAATTTGGTTTCACTTATTTAAAAGAGCCCATCACCGGTTCTTATCAGGCAAGAAATACTGGCCTAACTAAAGCCACTGGTGATATTCTCGCCTTCACTGATTCTGACTGTACCGTGCAACCTGACTGGTTAGAACAAATTCAGGCCACACTAGAAAATGATAATATCGCTGGAGTGATGGGTTTCTCGGCTGGTGCCCCGGCTACCCGAGTAGCCGCTTTAGAACAATTAATGTATGAAGCTAACATTGCTGCTTTCACCAACACCGCTAAACTAAAACGAGTTGATACTAGAAATCTGGCCATTAAACGCAAAGTAATCGAGAGAATTGGTCAATTTACGTCAGAGCTTAAATATGGTGGCGATATGGAATTCGGTGCCCGCGCCCATTTAGCGGGTTTAAGCTTAGTGTATAACTCAAACATGATTGTCACACACAATAACGCCAAATTTTGCCGCGGTTTATTACTGAAACGTCTCCGCCAAAACTACGGCAACATGTTGATTACGCAATTACATAACAAGCAATTTATCCAAACATATTTTCCACATCTGTTGCGTTATCAGGCGGGTTTTAAAAATACTTTAACTTACTACTGGTATAAAATATTATTCTGGCCAAATTATTATTTATCAGATACAATCATAAATCTTTTACCAATTAAGTTAGGCTATACGTATTTCAAATTTGTTAATGTGTTAGCGATGCGCATTGGCCAATTAACTTTTGTCTTTAGAAAAAATATATGGTAA
- a CDS encoding glycosyltransferase family 2 protein codes for MVAISLLNWNGLELTTRCLQGLIKHHIPADIFVLDNGSDQDESVKLKQVFGDIKHINIERSDINLGFTGGNNHNINKLSNKYDYILLLNQDTIIDTDFVTPLVQYLEQHPKTAVTGPVVYNEDSTIQSAGASISLWTGKVRSHKTLPTQPTPVDCIVGNCFMMRTQAIKEIGQLTEKYFAYYEEADWCLQAKQHGWNCVVVPMAKLTHAKANNFRTYFIARNMVWFMKKFASPLQLSYFFCYYFTIFFLERLKKGSHLADLIRASQAGWLQHL; via the coding sequence ATGGTAGCCATTAGTTTACTTAACTGGAATGGCCTTGAATTAACCACGCGCTGTTTGCAGGGTTTAATCAAACACCATATTCCAGCTGACATTTTTGTGTTAGATAACGGCTCAGATCAAGATGAATCTGTAAAACTCAAACAGGTTTTTGGAGATATTAAGCATATTAATATCGAACGAAGCGATATAAATTTAGGTTTTACTGGTGGTAACAATCATAATATAAACAAATTATCTAATAAATATGATTATATTTTATTACTAAACCAAGATACTATTATTGATACTGATTTTGTCACTCCCCTAGTGCAGTATCTTGAGCAACACCCCAAGACAGCTGTCACTGGACCAGTGGTTTATAACGAAGATAGCACTATCCAATCAGCTGGGGCCAGTATTTCACTCTGGACCGGTAAAGTGCGTAGTCACAAAACACTACCCACTCAACCGACTCCAGTAGATTGTATTGTTGGTAATTGTTTTATGATGAGAACTCAGGCTATAAAAGAAATTGGTCAGCTCACGGAAAAATATTTTGCTTACTATGAAGAAGCCGATTGGTGTCTGCAAGCTAAACAGCACGGTTGGAATTGTGTGGTAGTACCCATGGCCAAACTAACTCATGCCAAGGCGAATAATTTTCGGACTTATTTTATTGCCCGGAACATGGTTTGGTTTATGAAGAAATTTGCCTCTCCCCTTCAACTAAGCTATTTTTTTTGCTATTATTTTACTATATTTTTCCTTGAGAGATTAAAAAAAGGTTCCCATTTAGCTGATTTAATCAGAGCTAGTCAGGCTGGTTGGCTACAACATTTATGA
- a CDS encoding glycosyltransferase family 2 protein has product MYSIIVPVYNEALNIPELHQRLLDVTKKLSGNFEIIMVDDGSTDNTSKLLAELPSITVITLRKNFGQTAALDAGIKQAKGDVIVTLDGDLQNPPEEIPKLINYMQEHKYDVVSGWRKNRQDGFGKKISSYGALVLRKILLHDSIHDSGCTLKVYKKSCFEDVNLYGESHRFIPAILHLSGFSVGEIVVEHQARRAGQSKYGSGRIIRAFIDLLGLWFWRNYSYRPLHLFGGLGLILMSSGSILLFLLALARLVWQYPLSTSIWPMIAVLSILAGLQLFITGLIAEVLAKSYYSEGRKPYTIKTIVTNG; this is encoded by the coding sequence ATGTATAGCATTATTGTACCAGTATATAACGAAGCCCTAAATATACCTGAATTACACCAGCGTCTTTTGGACGTGACCAAAAAACTGTCTGGTAATTTTGAAATCATTATGGTCGATGATGGCAGTACTGATAATACGAGCAAACTATTAGCTGAACTGCCCAGTATAACTGTAATAACCTTACGGAAGAATTTTGGTCAAACCGCTGCTTTAGACGCCGGTATTAAACAAGCCAAGGGTGATGTGATTGTGACACTGGACGGTGACTTACAAAATCCTCCAGAAGAGATTCCAAAATTGATCAACTACATGCAGGAACACAAATATGATGTTGTGTCTGGTTGGAGGAAGAACCGGCAAGATGGGTTTGGAAAAAAAATTAGTTCTTATGGTGCGCTAGTATTAAGAAAAATATTATTACATGATAGTATTCATGATTCCGGATGTACCTTAAAGGTCTACAAAAAATCCTGCTTCGAGGATGTGAATTTGTATGGCGAGAGTCATCGCTTTATTCCAGCCATTTTACATTTGAGTGGCTTCTCAGTTGGAGAAATAGTTGTAGAACATCAGGCCCGTCGCGCCGGACAATCCAAATATGGTTCCGGCCGAATTATTCGAGCCTTTATTGATTTATTAGGTCTCTGGTTTTGGAGAAATTACTCGTATCGCCCATTACATCTATTTGGCGGACTTGGTTTAATATTAATGTCATCCGGTAGTATCTTATTATTTTTGTTAGCCCTAGCTCGACTGGTTTGGCAATACCCGCTTTCTACCAGCATCTGGCCAATGATTGCCGTGCTGTCAATTCTGGCTGGCTTACAACTTTTTATTACCGGTTTAATCGCCGAGGTATTAGCAAAATCATACTATAGTGAGGGTAGAAAACCTTACACCATCAAAACTATCGTTACCAATGGCTAA